The region tggccaaaaatcaagtttcatgattgcatcgcaagagcatcgaaacaacatcgatttttcattaaaaaaaaagtatcTTTTAGCCAAAAATCAAgctttcatgattgcatcgcaaaagcatcgaaacaccattgattttgcattgaaccaccattgattttgcatcaaaaaagcattgttttggccaaaaattaaattttcatgattgcatcgcaaaaacatcgaaacaccattgatttttcatcgaaaaagcatcgttttttTATGGTGTTTCAATGCTCTTGTAATGGAattatgaaaacttgattttttttttggcaaaaattGTAATGctctgctaattagggtccgttaccaggtgtgttttgaaaccagtgctggacttactaacaagtcatttaGACTAAACATGTGCttaagccactaaggtttaggtattaaaaacttttgattatcttataaacatttccattaagttagtAACCAATTCTGTACATGCGATCCCaaaaaaacattagtttaaaagcctgttacaaaactcagattactTATTAAGTCGTCCTatgcggcaaaagctgggtttaaccctagttcctctgagcatctcggccgtggtggtcgagcggactgcatatgtacataccactgctaatgccctccgactcatggctggttgagcttctctttacctttacctgcaccacaaagcacctgtgagccggaagactcagcaagaaaactcaatcaacagttcagtgaataaaacaaccatcaaacagtagTAACTGAATCCAGTGCACTCAttaaacccaattggagaccatagagtcacacaagtgcatgtcgcacttcctttcatgttgttggcatccgagccagtcgagtgcatgttgcactcccagggtggcccagccacggtggcctgcactccacatgctttatgccaatcttagcttataaactaagttccttatgcccttgacttataagtcaagccaccacgtgcctccaacttataagttgaagccttgggattttcaaccattaagaatctcctagagcccatcatattctcaactaataagttgatccccatttaacattctaatgataccctagtttataaactaagcctcacagtcataacagacaaccacatgtttcatatagcatacttaacaGATAATcccacaatgcattataatacattcactcaacagtcataagcataatcataattatgcacgttacagcATACCTAATAAGACATttgcaacataattataatcaggttcatcaccttaactaagctctaatcatgcattcatataacaagtgcagttttcttacctttggtccgtatgcgggttactagcgacaaccctccgagcacgatcctcgaTTCAAGctcttagcgaaaacctagtcacaaccgcgataaagaagttcccatcaataacaagtaaataacaacttccagactAACTcttagcctccggaacatcgaattccacttaacaaggaagtaggattgatcccgagcccaaacGGTTAAGTTCCCATTCTAAAAATCTCACTTAAGCCAAAATTCCacttaagagccgcggcccctcCCAGTTGAGCCGTGGCCCGCCTCTAAATCCAAAGGcggcctccctggaaaccaacgcgcgtcgcggcgcgcccctgAGGCGCCGTGGCCCGCCCTTGCATCCGAGCCCTGCTGGCTCAAAATCTCCTtcgtaggccgcggctcaccataaaaGAGCCGCAGCTCATCACTACGAACCCAAAATTTTCTGAGTTTTTCTTCAACCAAATCCAACTAAAACTTATCCAATTCCATCCCACTCCTCCAATTCAATTCCCCAAACTCATATAATCAATCTCATCAATCAAACCCAACCAATTATCATAGTGAAACACATCAAATTTACCCAAACCTATCCCTTCAATTATCAAGcatgcataaacatattttctctAAATATTCAGCAAAGCTAACCAAGAAATTTCAGTTCAGAACCCTTACCTTAACTGTGATGAAACCTTTGAACCTAGCCTCTGATTTtcccccaagcctaacaccttgcTTTCCCAAGCTTTTCTCCTCCATTTTCCAAAAAAACCTCCTCAAGCTTCTATGGCACCTagagaacgtgagagagagaaaggacaGCTGCTGAGTTCTTTGTTTCCCTTTTGTTCCTTAACCTTCTCAGCAATCCCAGCCCACTCAAACACTAAACTTAGCCCAAAATGACCACTCTACCCCTTGCCCTTATCTTATTCATCAagtgttcacaagggcaattttgtcctttgctttAAATCCCGCTTTCCACAATTTGCAttctataattcccgctactccTGATATTCTCACacaattaccaataaattcccattacccaccaATTCCCGGTActgtactaaattactagaatacccctaagctcaccccgagccgggtatcaagaccctgttgtgactttttcgctaacttgctcatcaggacCGCCTCTTGTCGAGTAacccagatatatccacataataatgtggtctcaatcacacaagcacatattcacatttatacccttaacgggtcagATTACCAATATATCCTTCTTATAAGAAGCGGACCCACATACACATagttaatatctttaaaatacaaacatgattatattataatataattcacatattaactcaattattgcctcccggccccctaatccaggcactaagcccaattaggaaatttgggatgttacaaaaataatgtttttcgatgcaaaatcgatggtattttaatgctcttgtgatgcaattatggaacttgatttttggccaaaatgatgcttttttgatgcaaaatcgatggtttttcgatgcttttgcgatgcaatcatgaaaacttgtgtttttggccaaaatgatattttttcgATGTAATTTTGATGCTTTGCACTGAAATTTTACGAAAATTTTGGAGGTTTATATCTTTTCACTCAAATGTAcgtttgagatttttttttaaaattttgttattttttcgagatctacactattagaatgagagagagtgagagtatGAGAGCATGAGAGACGTTAGAGAGAGAATAAATGTTTGAATGCCAgaagtatttttatttaaaaaaaattaaaacggTCTTATATTTATAATAGTAACTAATGTTggcattttaaaaaatttcaatagaCATTTCTCTTGATTATGTACGTACAACATAGACAACaaatcaaaaaaagaaaaaacatgtGAGTCTACCAGAAATATTTGGTTTCATTACATAAATTACAACAATAAACTTCTGATTAAGATATCATACCTAAATCACTCATTCACTCATAATATACTTATTTCTTAAAACTAAAATGAGATTTCTTTGTTTGTTGAATAAACAATCTTATTAATTATGGTTTCTATTTATGCCATTTTAATttcatttaacaattttttttttcttgttagtTGTAGATTTTCACAAATTTGTCCTGTGTTTTTGACTTAAGGTATATTTGGTTatagtttatgttatttttgtattaatttttttttgttattatccattcattttttaatttttttatatatgttgaaAAAAAATACCTATATTAGAGTTTTGAGGGCAATTCGTGCATCATCgaactctttctctctttctcttcccgTTTCGTTCCTTCTTTTCTTCGATCTGAATCCTCAAAACTCTGAAACTACGTCGTTTTGAAACTCGAACAGAGATCTTCCTTCTCTTAAATCTTCCTAGCGATCTCTTAAACGCAAAcccttatctctctctctctctctctctctggttTCGATCGCTTATTCACCTCTCTATTTCCTCTCATCCAAAAACCCTCCCAAACTTTTATTCATTCTACGCTATAAAGTTGAAACCACGAACCATTTTCATCTCAGGCAAGTCAATCTCCTATGCTGAAGCTATCcttgttttcttttttaatatttttgttgaTTAAAACGGTGTTTGGTTCCTGAGAAAGGGCAATGATTCAAATATAAAACGAAaacaattttttcttttaaaaaagggATTTGCATTTGGAACTCAGTGTGTATGTATCCATATTTGCTGCAAGATTTTGTTTTTCTATACAACCAAACAGGGTGGTTGGGTTTCTCGATCGTTCTTCTGATAATCTCAGGGTTATTGTATTGTATTGCAAGATAGTAGCTTTGTTTTTGTGCTGTGTTACTGTTGAGTGTGGTTTGGATTTTTCTAGGATGCCATAGCTAATTTGTATATTTTTGGAGGTTGTGTATTAACTTGGCGAGATATATCTATATTTCTCCGATGAAAGAGTTTTATGCAagagtttttctttttttattttataagatTACATTTCAGTTTTGGAGTAATTGGGTTCCTGGgaaagttttttatttttcaatacaATGGGAAACGATCGTTGTTGCTTTGTTTTGAGATTTTGTGTGCAAATATTGTGTCTTTATTTTCACCTTGGTTGATTTTATTTCCCTCGTTTTGATTTCAAAGAGTATATTCTTATGTCTTGGCACCTCATGAACTGGGCTTCTACTGTATCTTCAAATTTTTGGTTATCGATTATTAGATTCAACAGATTGATCAGAGTACTAATCTAGGgtgtttttgtttatttattcatttttttccttctttgtTTCCTACTTCCTTTTGGTGGGCCTATGTAGAATAATAAGTAAGAATAAAGTGAACATAATTGTTCCGGGACCAATTTGTTACTAGTTGAGAGAAGTCATTAGATGGAGCATACACAGTAATTAGGGGATAACAAAAGATGGATTCTTTGCTTATTGTATCTAAGGAAACGAAAACCATCCAAACTAGTGAGTAGAAGAATGTGAATTGCTAATTTGTTTGGTGGGGAGGCTGAAATGGTTAAACATCAAAGAATGAAGCAGCAGCTTTGATATGCGTTTACTTATCAATTAGATACTTTATGCCTTTTTAGTATATCCATGTACTAAAAGATTGGTATATGTGCGTTATCATAAGAGAGGTACGCCTCTTAGTTTCTGCTCAAGTGGCTGGGTGTCTGTTGTGTAATGAGAGGTCTGGGGTTCAAACCTCAGCTGGGCTAATTTAGCACATGGACAATTActaacaaaaatgaaaaaaaaggatggagttttattttttattttaatctcTCCAGGTTGCCTGAAATTTGTTTGAATGACCCTGCAACGACAGTTGAAATATGACATCAAGTATGTTGTCTGGAGATCGAAGGTATGACTTTCTCTTCCTTTTGGGTTCTTAGCTTGCTCAAATATTTTTATATGAAAGTGTATCAGTGGCTTGAATTTCAGATGCTTCTGTAAGCGTGGATCTTTGTTTTCTAGTTTGCTGTCTGTGATACTGGGTGAGAACTAAGAAGTTTGGCATTGCTGGCATTAGTGGCTAAACTCTGAATGTCCAGGAAAAGTTGATCACCAGTTTTCATATTGACAGCAGATATAAAactgaaaattaaataaaataaaataagtcttGAGTTCTACAAGACTTCTATGTTTGAGGTGTTCATAAATATACATGCTCCGCAATGGCATCATGTTAATTATTGAAGTACTAATTTGTCATCATTTTCTTGTGTGTTTTTTGCAATTTTACTGCAGATGGGCTTCCTCTTCGGGCAAAAGAGGGGGCTTGACTGTTCTGGGGAAAGTTGTCGTTCCAAAGCCTATCAACTTACCCAGTCAAAGGTACTTGCTTCTTGCTCAgatctttttttttaattcattgtATGAGTGGTTGGTTTCCCCTGAAACTTATATTTTTCTGTCGTTTCAAGGTCCGAAAATCATGGGATGGATCCAAATGTTGAGATTGTACCCAAGTAagcgatctctctctctctctctctcttgcacaTCTTCCAATcttattttaatgttttttatttttttattagtgtAATGTTTCTAATACATTTtgtcactaaaaatgaattttcaTCAATTGAACTGGATGCCTACATGTAGGGGTACCCTTGGCTGGGGCAGTAAATCATCTTGTCCATGGGGTTCCTCATCACTTTCTCCTAATACTGATGGTGGTGGCTCACCAAGTTATCTAAGTGGCTGCCCTTCTGCTGGAAGTGGCACTCGCCCTTCAACTGCAAACAGTGATAGAGCTCATGAACCTACGATTTGTGTTAGTGGTCCAAATTCTCGGCCATCATCAGCTTCTGGGGCATTGACATCAAGCCAGACATCACTGATAGCATTGCGTCCCCGAAGTGCGGAAACAAGACCTGGTAGTTCTCAGCTTTCACGGTTTGCTGAGCACTCTGAACATCAAGTGGCATGGAATGCTGCTGGGACTGCAGAAAAATTGGTATGGTAAAGCTCTGTGAAGATTTTTTGTATTACAAAACTATTTGAGCGTCAGATGCTTATGTAGctgaaaaatatttttaagtcCAATTTGATTTACAACACCTGgttaaaagaaagaaagaaaagttgatttaaatcatggtttaaaaataaataatttgtttaAATGATTAGCCTTTCCTTATTCCTATACTTCTATGAATTTAATCGGTCTAGTAAACATGCATGCTGcatactagtttttttttttcttctctctttgcCAATAATTTTAGTGTGATAGGTTTCTATCTGTTGTATATCTTGTTGAAATATAATAGGGGGAATTTGGGTAGGAGATTCTATCCTTCCCGTTGATTGTTGTTAATCTGGATAACTGATTCTGTGACCCACCCGGTAGTTACAACCTGTTGCTTTGTTTGGTGTTTGCTCCGCTTTGTAAtgtttattattaaaatattatgtAAACAGCCTGATACCTTATACATTTGGTCCTTTTTTGTAATGTGGCAGGGCGTAACACCACCCAAGAATGATGGATTTTCTCTTACTTCTGGAGACTTTCCGACACTTGGTTCAGGAAAAGAAAGTTCTGGTAAGATTGCTGACATTTTGCATGATTATGTTCAACATATGCATTGACAGTGCGATCTAAATTGGCATGAACAGGGTTAAGTGCATCAAGGTGGCAAGGATATTGTGTGAAATGTTTGCTCCGctttgtaatatatattattaaaatattatgtGAACAGATTGATACTTTATACATATGCATCAACAATGCGATCTAAATTGGCATGAACAGGGTTAGGTGCATCAAGGTGACAAAGATATTATGTGAAATATTGTGGTGcattcattagttattttgtcatcctaaatttttttatatgtcaTATTGATGACAGATCAGAGTTCTCATAGCCGTCCTGGCTCATCCTCCAGTGGATTAGGAACAACTAAAGAGAGGATCAGGACTTCTGGAGCTGGTTAGTGTGCATGCTCTTGAAATTCTTACTTTTACAATTTCTTACCTTGTTATTGATAGCTGGTTTACAAACATCAATCTTGGAACGGCCATCAgttgaaattttttttgttttaaacatTCAGGTGATCTTTCTACAAGAGACACTGTAAAAACTGACACAGTGAATTCTTGGAAAAGAGATAGTCCACCATACTGTGAAGATGGAGTTAGACCTGGTCCGGAAAAGTGGCAGGGGAATAACCAAACTTACCCTGCCCCTCCACAGCATTATGAATATGATGGCTGGTGTGGTGCTCCATTAAATAATCCTCAAGGGGGTGTTTGGTTTAGAGGACCTTCGGGAGGTCCTTATGGAAACCCAGTTGCTGGTGGTGGTTATCCAATGGAACCCTTCCCATATTATCATCAACAGATGCCCGCTGCTGGTCTTCCCAACCCACAGCCAGTTCCCTCACCTGGAGCTGGGCCAAGAGGTCCTCATCCTAAAAATGGGGATATGTACAGACCTCATATGCCAGATGCATTCATTCGCCCAGGTATGCCTATGCAGCCTGGTTTTTATCCTGCTCCAGTAGCCTACGAGGGTTACTATGGTCCTCCTATGGGCTATTGCAGTTCAAATGAACGTGATGTTCCTTTTATGGGAATGGCAGCTCGTCCTGTTTATAACATGTACCCAGGCCAAGGTGCTCCTGAGCCTGGGAATTCCCATGGAAGGTCCACTGGATATGCCTCTACCAACCAGACACAGATAGGAGAACAAGTGGAATTAGTTCATCCCCAGGATAATCGTGGACCATACAAGGTCCTTCTGAAGCAGCATGATGGTTACGATAGAAAAACTGAGGAACATAGAAGCCAGAGTGCCACTGAGGCATCAAGGGGAGATCAGCCAAGAACAACTTCATACTGGGAAGATGATTGGAGATCATATAAAAAGGATGAGGTAAGGGATTTAAGGAAAGCCCCTGTCGAAGAAGCTTCATTTCAGAATTCCGACAACAAAGGTGCTGCTTTAGTCCCTGACAAAGTGAAGTCTGCTAGTATTGGGGGAAACACGAAGACCAATGATGATATTTCAGGAAAGAAATTGGAAAGTGAGGCCTTGGGTTTGTCAAAAGCTTCACCACTTCCAGCTGCCCCAAAAGATTCCAGTCTGATCCAGAGCTTAGAAGAATTAAATACAAAAGCACGAGTTTCTGATGGACATAGTGAAACCATAATTGCCTCCAGTGGGGAAGATCGAAAAATTAATTTTCAAGCTAATGCAAAAGCTATGCAGAATAGGAATGAATCTGGGGGCAGCTCCTCGTATCCTGAGAGAACTTACACCACTGATATTAGCAACTCCAACAGCCGAAAAGTTGGCTTGTCTGGGGGTAATAAGAACCTTGATTCAAAAGTTGGCTCTGAAACAAACACCTCCAGGTTGGTTTTACTTTTCAGGTCTCCTTTGGTATATAATCTGTTTATACTGTTTGGGAAACACTGATATGATAAAATACAGGATATCTACACATTCCTCACAATCCAGAGGTGATCATTATGGTAGAGGAAGATTTATTACTCAGGAGGTTGAAGGGTGGCAAAAGAAGCCTTCAATTTCTGAGTCTGCAGCGGTGCACTCAGAAACTTCTAATATTCATGTGCATGATCACCACCATGGATCTCATAATGATACTCAAAATTCAGGGTCTGGGTTACTTCCTCGTGGCAAGCTTGAGGGACAATCTTTGCTGCCAATGTTAGATCGAAGTGATAACCAGACCCAGGTAAATCCAGTAATTTGtatgcttattattattattattattaattacatCTTAAATTTACTGGAGTTTTTTGGGTTAATTACCAGCGAGCAAAGAATAAGGAGCTGGCCAAGCTAAAAGCCAAGCAACTacaggaggaagaggaggagcggAATAAGAAGCAGACGGCCGGGGCTCTTGCAAAGTTGGAAGAATTGAATAGGCGAACAAAAGCAGTAGAAGAGTCAGCTCAGAACTGGGAAAATGCTTCAAGTGGTGCTGTCCAGAATAAACAAGAACAATCTCAGTCTTCTGGTGAATCCTTTATACCTGGCATGAGCTATGGGCCGCCAAAGACAGCTTTGGGTTCTAAATCAAATGTAGTTGCTCAGGTTAATGAGAGCTACACAAGTGGAGTTGAAAAATCCTCTTTACCATGTGGTGAACTACCTTTAGAGGCTCCAAAGGGTGTATCTGGGGAACCTCCAAGGATTCATGCTCAATCTATGTCCTTGCAGCATGAGGTTAATGGTGTTATTGCTGCTCATCACGGTAATGTTTCTCAAACTCATGAAAGTAATGTATCTAAACAGAAGCATACAGGTTTTAAGCAAAAGCAAGGCACCACAGCTGAGGTGCCAAAATTTCAGGAAGCTGTAGAAGATAATGTTACTTCTTTTGGTGTTGTAGCCAAGGAAGTTCTCCCGAGTGGTGGGTCAACTGCCCCTTTAATTTCAAATGCCAGTGCTGATTCCTCTCTACAACcaagaaagaaaaatagtaagAACGGAAAGAACAAGCACAAGTTAGAAGATGCTTCACTAGTTTCTACTTCATCACCATTGGGATCTAAAGAGAACCCTGCAAATTTTTCTCGTGAAAATTCTCAGCCAAAGGCATCTGAATCTCAGTTGGATCCTACTGCAGTTCAGTTGCACTCCATTTCTAGAGATGTAGACCGGCCTTTAGAGCAACACCCATCGTCACCTGAGGACTCTCATGGTAGAGTAAACAGCCAATTGAAAACTCAACAGTCACGCAGGATGCCTAGAAATGCACAAGGTAATAGACCTGCAGAAAAGCTTCATGGCAGTGATGCAGTTGTCTGGGCACCCGTTCGTTCACAGAACAAAGCTGAGATTACTGATGAAGCCAGCCCTAAAAATGTAGTTGATGTCGTTGGTCCTTTTGTCAAGCCTGATCACCATGTACAGAATAATTTGAAAAATAAGAGGGCAGAGATGGAGAGGTATGTTCCTAAACCTGTAGCAAAAGAAATGGCACAACATGGAGGTAATCACCATCTTGTGACTTCTGAAGTCAATCAGACTATTTTTGATGAATCTACTGCAAGAGCAAATTCTGAAAGTATTCATAGTCCTGGGATGGTTGCTGGGAAAACGGGTTTCTCTGCTGATCCCCGTAATGGGATTGGCAGGCATAATAAACAGGGGAAAGCACAGGGGTCATGGCGGCAACGGGTGTCAACGGAATCAACCAGTACACAAGTTTTTCAAGATGTGCCATCATATACAAGTCATGGCCAGAATAAGCCAAAACCAAATGAACATCAGCACCCCCCAAACCCTGATGCAAGCTCAGTGCAAGAGCAACAAAAGTGTACTGGTGAATGGGGCACTAATGATGGCTGGAGCATTTCTAACAATTCTAGCTCTGTTGAACCTGTCTCAGTGTCTACAGTAATAGACCAGGGAGTTGCAGTTAGAGGAAAGCGACATGGATTCAAGGGACACAAAGGCATGGGGAATAATTGTGATGTCGATCAAAAGAAAATCAATAATAGGGAGAATGACAAAAATTACACTCAATCTTCAACCTCTGAGACGAGTCAGATAGAGGTGTCTGCTGCTTCAAAAGAAGATCGAGTTATTGGGGAAAATTCAATGTCTCATTGGCAACCCAAGGCTCAGGCAGTTTCAACTGGTCATCAACGGGGTATCAGACATAATATTAGTCAAAATGTTGGTGCTGAAGTTGCTTGGACTAACAAATTGCAATCCAATCGGCATGATGGAGTGTTACCACCACCAACCCATGACAAAGTTACTAATAATTCTTTAGGCCAGATTCATCGTGATCAGCTAGTTTCTGAAAAAAACAATGCCGAGGATGCATCACATGCTAGGCTGCAAGAGCCTAGAAGAGAGAGGAAGTCTGCTTCATTCAAGGGGAACCCCCACTTTCCAAACAAAGGTCCTGCTAATCCAGTTGAACCACCCCCAGTGAAAGTGGATGTTCAACAGGACCAACAATTCCGCAAAAGTGGAAACCAGAACAGGCGATTCAGCAAAGCTCAAGAGTCTCGTGGAGATTGGAATTACTCTGGACAAGATAACAAGCAAAATAACCCACCTCCAAACAGGGAAAGACCAAGGCAAGGTTCACATTATGAGTATCAACCAGTTGGGCCATACAACAATAAGTCTAGCAGTTCTGATGGACCTAAAGATGGTACTGATAATTCAGGTGGTAGGGTTCGGGGGAGGGGGGGCCAGAATCACTCAAGACGTGGTGGGGGTGGTAACTTTAATGTACGACAAAGTGGAGTTCAAGTTGACGCCGGTTATGAGTAGTACCTTTATGGACAGCAAAGTGGAGTTCACGTAGACACTGGTTATGGTTAGTGGATTATACAAGGAAAGTCTCAACTCTCAAGGCCCGGTTTTGAAATCCGACTTTCGTGGTTTGTAGTGGCAGCTTTGATCATATTACCAGGTATTTAAGTAATGATAGGCCTGTTGAAATGATTTGTCTATTGGAATATCTGATGTTGATATTTGTTAAATCAGAGGGCTGGACTGACTGAATTCTATGAAAATGAGCAGGAGGTGGAGAAGGTATGCTGATCATCGGCGGCAACAACAACATAACGGAGTATATTTGAAGTTTGGGGTATTTGGATgtggaatatttttttaattttaatttttaacagATGTATCTTAAATGAACATTGCAGTTGGTCCCGGCTTGTTTCCTGTGGAACCCTTGTATTTAGCGACACTTTATTCCTCTTTTAAAATGTCAAAACGCTGTGGGGAGGGGGAATGAATTAGAAAAGTTTTTTGGTTCTCAATCTCATTTGTGTTCAAGATGGATGTGTAGGACCTAAACATTTGTATTTGCATTTCTCCCAGTTTCTTGCTCTGCCTGAGCCTAAAAAGCCTGTAAAAGGATTGTCTTATATGTGTATATTATGTTTGTTCAATTCCTCTAATTGTAATCAACTTTGGAAGTACTAGGAGTTAGATTTCCCATTCTCTTTACTTTATTTACCTTACTGTTCAACACCCTTTAATCGATTATACACAGGAAAAGTaacagttgattttttttttcatatgatGTCATAAAGGGGTTCATCACATGAAAGAAGCAGGTACAAAAAATAAAGATCCAGACCAGACAGTTTTTCCAGCATCCTAACAAAACTTACCATGAATAGCTTAGCTATATTCTTATCATGCCATAAAGGAACAGGAAGTCACCACAAAGTATATACTTAATAGGAACCCTTGCCAATTTTCAGCTGAACAAGGAAGCATCTTGTAAACACCAGACCATGAACCCTACCAAGTTAAGCTTCAAATCAGTAGCCTTTCACATTGGTTTCGGAGTTTTACACAAGAAGATGGAATGCAAA is a window of Humulus lupulus chromosome 4, drHumLupu1.1, whole genome shotgun sequence DNA encoding:
- the LOC133830280 gene encoding protein MODIFIER OF SNC1 1-like produces the protein MTSSMLSGDRRWASSSGKRGGLTVLGKVVVPKPINLPSQRSENHGMDPNVEIVPKGTLGWGSKSSCPWGSSSLSPNTDGGGSPSYLSGCPSAGSGTRPSTANSDRAHEPTICVSGPNSRPSSASGALTSSQTSLIALRPRSAETRPGSSQLSRFAEHSEHQVAWNAAGTAEKLGVTPPKNDGFSLTSGDFPTLGSGKESSDQSSHSRPGSSSSGLGTTKERIRTSGAGDLSTRDTVKTDTVNSWKRDSPPYCEDGVRPGPEKWQGNNQTYPAPPQHYEYDGWCGAPLNNPQGGVWFRGPSGGPYGNPVAGGGYPMEPFPYYHQQMPAAGLPNPQPVPSPGAGPRGPHPKNGDMYRPHMPDAFIRPGMPMQPGFYPAPVAYEGYYGPPMGYCSSNERDVPFMGMAARPVYNMYPGQGAPEPGNSHGRSTGYASTNQTQIGEQVELVHPQDNRGPYKVLLKQHDGYDRKTEEHRSQSATEASRGDQPRTTSYWEDDWRSYKKDEVRDLRKAPVEEASFQNSDNKGAALVPDKVKSASIGGNTKTNDDISGKKLESEALGLSKASPLPAAPKDSSLIQSLEELNTKARVSDGHSETIIASSGEDRKINFQANAKAMQNRNESGGSSSYPERTYTTDISNSNSRKVGLSGGNKNLDSKVGSETNTSRISTHSSQSRGDHYGRGRFITQEVEGWQKKPSISESAAVHSETSNIHVHDHHHGSHNDTQNSGSGLLPRGKLEGQSLLPMLDRSDNQTQRAKNKELAKLKAKQLQEEEEERNKKQTAGALAKLEELNRRTKAVEESAQNWENASSGAVQNKQEQSQSSGESFIPGMSYGPPKTALGSKSNVVAQVNESYTSGVEKSSLPCGELPLEAPKGVSGEPPRIHAQSMSLQHEVNGVIAAHHGNVSQTHESNVSKQKHTGFKQKQGTTAEVPKFQEAVEDNVTSFGVVAKEVLPSGGSTAPLISNASADSSLQPRKKNSKNGKNKHKLEDASLVSTSSPLGSKENPANFSRENSQPKASESQLDPTAVQLHSISRDVDRPLEQHPSSPEDSHGRVNSQLKTQQSRRMPRNAQGNRPAEKLHGSDAVVWAPVRSQNKAEITDEASPKNVVDVVGPFVKPDHHVQNNLKNKRAEMERYVPKPVAKEMAQHGGNHHLVTSEVNQTIFDESTARANSESIHSPGMVAGKTGFSADPRNGIGRHNKQGKAQGSWRQRVSTESTSTQVFQDVPSYTSHGQNKPKPNEHQHPPNPDASSVQEQQKCTGEWGTNDGWSISNNSSSVEPVSVSTVIDQGVAVRGKRHGFKGHKGMGNNCDVDQKKINNRENDKNYTQSSTSETSQIEVSAASKEDRVIGENSMSHWQPKAQAVSTGHQRGIRHNISQNVGAEVAWTNKLQSNRHDGVLPPPTHDKVTNNSLGQIHRDQLVSEKNNAEDASHARLQEPRRERKSASFKGNPHFPNKGPANPVEPPPVKVDVQQDQQFRKSGNQNRRFSKAQESRGDWNYSGQDNKQNNPPPNRERPRQGSHYEYQPVGPYNNKSSSSDGPKDGTDNSGGRVRGRGGQNHSRRGGGGNFNVRQSGVQVDAGYE